The proteins below are encoded in one region of bacterium:
- a CDS encoding ABC transporter permease has product YDMPFLLSRLFYVLFGIGMVAVSARNFARKHVKIRDKRVTVRVPIGEQALPLEVADLSRLEGQRVPVGMFRQMLNVVRMELKELAGQTWLMVFMVMIAIFLITPDRGGVGPMHIISLYTSGWVATRAMLPLSLMMCFLILFATTESLHRENQTDLSPILYSTPLSTFSLLAGKALVNFIVAFGSMFISFVFVAGLIISSGETPFEVMPFVQTWGLLIFPTFIFWTAFVMAAFSWTKNRMSTYGIALALMFVTGWAIANNKVNWVTNWPLVNTVTWSDFGSFDLDRTAFVLNRLFYLSLSISLFAFAVFRFPRRVADRNQARRKFGWRIVVQLTALLLPPSVLGSVLWIQLEQGFQGRASQNAEKDYWRKNMASFMNEPLPHPTRIEMDIRLEPATREFHVRGLYDLENRKEKPLFRIPLTGVGRWKNLRWSVNGKEYTPENRSGMFVFVPDSPLQTGQTMKIGFSYDGIMLPGISRNGGPLVLGEFILPAGVALTGRNPWFVPVLGFVDSVGIDEKNRYEPEDPGPHFYEGITDAGIDDLCWTQTFVSMFRRNTMQLPWAFLHQKKFPTEEEFLRGKVITRCAFLMWLQESGLQGMEKFR; this is encoded by the coding sequence CACAGTGCGTGTCCCAATCGGCGAGCAGGCTCTTCCCCTGGAGGTGGCGGATCTTTCGCGTTTAGAAGGGCAGAGAGTGCCGGTTGGCATGTTCAGACAGATGTTGAATGTGGTGCGCATGGAACTGAAAGAGTTGGCCGGTCAAACTTGGCTAATGGTCTTCATGGTTATGATCGCGATTTTTCTGATAACACCGGATCGGGGCGGGGTTGGTCCAATGCACATCATCAGTCTCTACACATCCGGTTGGGTCGCCACAAGAGCGATGCTTCCACTCTCGCTGATGATGTGTTTCCTGATTTTGTTTGCCACAACGGAGTCTCTTCATCGGGAAAATCAGACTGATTTGAGTCCCATCCTTTATTCCACACCACTTTCCACTTTTTCGCTGCTAGCCGGCAAGGCGCTCGTTAATTTCATTGTTGCATTCGGGTCGATGTTCATCTCTTTTGTGTTTGTCGCAGGCCTGATCATAAGCAGTGGAGAAACGCCATTCGAGGTGATGCCCTTCGTTCAAACGTGGGGATTGCTGATTTTTCCAACTTTCATTTTCTGGACTGCGTTTGTAATGGCGGCATTTTCATGGACCAAAAATCGTATGTCAACCTATGGAATCGCGCTGGCGCTGATGTTTGTTACAGGCTGGGCAATTGCTAACAACAAAGTCAACTGGGTCACGAATTGGCCGCTGGTCAATACAGTCACCTGGTCTGATTTCGGTTCGTTCGATCTGGATCGAACAGCATTTGTTCTGAATCGTTTGTTTTATCTTTCATTGAGCATTTCGTTGTTTGCCTTTGCTGTTTTCCGTTTTCCGCGGCGCGTCGCTGATCGAAATCAAGCAAGACGAAAATTCGGATGGCGAATTGTAGTGCAGTTAACGGCGCTCCTTCTCCCACCTAGTGTGCTTGGATCGGTACTCTGGATTCAGCTGGAGCAAGGTTTTCAGGGAAGAGCGTCGCAGAATGCAGAAAAAGACTACTGGCGCAAAAACATGGCGAGTTTCATGAACGAGCCGCTTCCTCATCCCACACGAATCGAAATGGACATCCGTTTGGAACCGGCAACGCGCGAATTCCATGTTCGGGGCCTTTACGACTTGGAAAACAGGAAGGAGAAACCACTGTTTCGGATTCCGCTGACCGGAGTTGGTCGTTGGAAAAATCTGCGATGGTCTGTGAATGGAAAGGAATACACACCGGAGAATCGTTCAGGTATGTTTGTGTTTGTTCCGGATTCGCCTTTGCAGACAGGACAAACCATGAAGATTGGTTTTTCCTACGATGGAATCATGCTGCCCGGCATAAGCAGGAATGGCGGCCCGCTCGTTCTTGGCGAATTCATTCTTCCGGCGGGTGTGGCGCTCACCGGGCGTAATCCATGGTTCGTGCCGGTGCTTGGCTTTGTCGATTCTGTCGGAATCGATGAAAAAAACCGGTATGAGCCGGAGGATCCAGGCCCGCATTTTTACGAAGGAATCACGGATGCCGGCATCGACGATCTTTGTTGGACACAAACATTCGTGTCGATGTTCCGGAGGAATACTATGCAACTTCCATGGGCGTTCTTACATCAGAAAAAGTTTCCAACGGAAGAAGAGTTCTTACGTGGCAAAGTGATTACCCGGTGCGCGTTTTTAATGTGGTTGCAGGAAAGTGGACTTCAAGGAATGGAAAAGTTTCGATAG